One window of Bacillus sp. FJAT-45350 genomic DNA carries:
- a CDS encoding YutD family protein, translating to MVRVQGVQFEVVEDVKEAWNEEEFKARYSEVLNKYDYIVGDWGYEQLRLRGFFEDHNRKSTFDTKISTLPEYLYEYCNFGCAYFVLKKQKESKPKKTE from the coding sequence ATGGTTCGAGTTCAAGGTGTTCAATTTGAAGTAGTTGAGGATGTTAAAGAGGCTTGGAATGAAGAAGAGTTTAAAGCGAGATATAGTGAAGTATTAAATAAATATGATTATATTGTTGGAGATTGGGGTTACGAACAGCTTCGACTTCGGGGCTTTTTTGAAGATCATAATCGTAAATCCACCTTTGATACAAAAATTAGTACATTACCAGAATATTTGTATGAATATTGTAATTTTGGTTGTGCGTATTTTGTACTGAAGAAGCAAAAAGAAAGTAAACCTAAGAAAACAGAATAA
- a CDS encoding DUF3055 domain-containing protein produces the protein MTERFYLYNEQEDTKTRFVSFMGENQRFDLAITTTSKHYGKHLVLDMLSNRFAIIGRDDLEEPGYLEHAYNITEEEANDLREFLYEVV, from the coding sequence ATGACTGAACGCTTTTACCTATATAACGAGCAGGAAGATACAAAAACTAGATTCGTCAGCTTCATGGGGGAAAATCAGCGCTTTGATTTAGCGATTACAACAACATCAAAACATTATGGAAAACACTTAGTACTAGATATGCTTTCAAATCGTTTCGCTATCATCGGTAGAGATGACCTTGAAGAGCCAGGCTATCTAGAACATGCTTACAACATCACAGAAGAAGAAGCGAATGACCTACGTGAGTTTTTATATGAGGTAGTATAA
- the glpX gene encoding class II fructose-bisphosphatase — protein sequence MDRELALEIVRVTEAAALACSQWLGRGLKNEADDAATTAMRKMFDSVNCKGTVVIGEGELDEAPMLYIGEEVGSGLGPEVDIAVDPLEGTNIVAKGHPNAMAVIAVADKGTLLHAPDMYMEKIAVGPKAAGLVRIDDPIEKTIDIVAKMTDKRVRDVTVIIQERERHAELIERVRNKGARVKLFGDGDVGASIATALPHTGIDLFVGTGGAPEGVISAAALKALGGDMQARLVPMNDEEYARCQKMGLEDPHQILTIDDLVRGDDAIFAATGVSSGELLEGVRFLGGDIAETDSIVMRAKTGTVRFIKAHHRLDNKPHIMMNE from the coding sequence TTGGATCGTGAATTAGCACTAGAAATAGTCCGAGTTACTGAAGCTGCTGCACTGGCTTGCTCTCAATGGTTAGGACGTGGATTAAAGAACGAGGCAGATGATGCAGCAACTACTGCGATGAGAAAAATGTTTGACTCTGTAAACTGTAAAGGAACAGTTGTGATTGGTGAAGGGGAATTAGATGAGGCTCCAATGCTATATATAGGAGAAGAGGTTGGAAGTGGACTAGGTCCAGAGGTAGATATTGCAGTTGACCCTCTAGAAGGTACAAATATTGTAGCAAAGGGGCACCCTAATGCAATGGCTGTTATCGCTGTTGCTGATAAAGGCACATTGCTTCATGCACCTGATATGTATATGGAAAAAATCGCTGTAGGACCTAAAGCAGCTGGTCTAGTTCGAATTGATGATCCGATTGAAAAAACAATCGATATTGTAGCAAAAATGACGGACAAACGAGTACGTGATGTTACTGTTATTATTCAAGAAAGAGAACGCCATGCCGAACTGATTGAACGTGTTAGAAATAAAGGAGCACGTGTTAAGCTATTTGGTGATGGTGATGTAGGTGCTTCTATTGCAACAGCTTTACCTCATACGGGAATTGATTTATTTGTTGGAACTGGCGGAGCTCCTGAGGGCGTTATTTCAGCAGCGGCACTTAAAGCTCTAGGTGGAGACATGCAGGCACGACTTGTACCGATGAATGATGAGGAATATGCGCGTTGTCAAAAGATGGGGTTAGAAGACCCTCATCAAATCCTAACAATTGATGATTTAGTACGTGGCGATGATGCTATTTTTGCAGCTACAGGAGTTTCATCTGGTGAATTATTAGAGGGTGTACGCTTTTTAGGTGGTGACATCGCAGAAACTGATTCCATTGTCATGCGTGCAAAAACAGGGACAGTCCGTTTCATCAAAGCACACCATCGTCTTGATAACAAACCACATATAATGATGAATGAATAA
- a CDS encoding DUF86 domain-containing protein, which produces MYFVDREKIQQTLTYMEQCIDLFESQEKWELPIEQLGLERIAHSFIEAVIDVGNSMIDGFIMRDPGGYEDIVDILEDEKVLSSGQAGSIKNVVRYRKPLVQSYIAINHEELLDVIQKNLEALKKFPHSVRTYLEVELGPVSAFLPEENK; this is translated from the coding sequence ATGTACTTTGTCGATAGAGAGAAGATTCAGCAAACATTAACGTATATGGAACAGTGTATCGATCTATTTGAGTCTCAAGAGAAATGGGAACTTCCAATTGAACAATTAGGGTTGGAACGGATTGCTCATTCTTTTATTGAGGCGGTTATTGATGTAGGGAACAGTATGATTGATGGCTTTATTATGAGAGATCCAGGCGGATATGAAGATATTGTAGATATATTAGAGGATGAAAAGGTATTATCATCGGGGCAAGCAGGCTCGATAAAAAATGTAGTGCGCTACCGTAAACCACTTGTTCAGTCATATATCGCGATAAATCACGAGGAACTACTTGATGTAATTCAAAAGAATTTAGAGGCATTAAAGAAATTTCCGCATTCAGTCCGAACGTATTTAGAGGTAGAATTAGGACCTGTATCAGCTTTTTTACCAGAAGAAAATAAATAA
- a CDS encoding helix-turn-helix transcriptional regulator produces the protein MSKQVTSTKEQILDLLKKHQQLTVADLAIHLGITEMAVRRHLNTLERDNLIQTNLVRQAMGRPTNMYSLTLTGQENFPRNYAMLTIDFLQDIEELSGKKVIKELFERRKERMRETYQEVLDKKTFEEKIKALADIQNKNGYMVEWEKSDDETFIFKEYNCPISQIAKEYPVACECEQGLFKELLETEDIECEACMATEEVPHCYYKIKKPAED, from the coding sequence ATGAGTAAACAAGTCACCTCGACAAAGGAACAAATACTTGATTTATTAAAAAAGCATCAACAATTAACCGTAGCTGATTTAGCGATTCATTTAGGAATTACTGAAATGGCTGTTCGACGTCATTTAAATACTCTTGAACGTGATAATCTGATTCAGACGAACCTGGTCCGCCAAGCGATGGGAAGACCGACAAATATGTACTCTTTAACCTTAACAGGACAGGAGAACTTTCCTCGAAATTACGCGATGCTCACAATAGATTTCCTTCAAGATATTGAGGAACTTAGTGGAAAAAAAGTTATTAAAGAACTTTTTGAGCGTCGGAAAGAACGAATGAGAGAAACATACCAGGAAGTTCTTGATAAAAAAACATTTGAAGAAAAAATTAAAGCACTTGCTGACATACAAAATAAAAATGGGTATATGGTTGAATGGGAAAAAAGTGATGATGAAACTTTTATCTTTAAAGAATACAATTGTCCCATTTCACAAATTGCGAAAGAATATCCTGTTGCATGTGAATGCGAACAAGGTCTCTTTAAAGAACTATTAGAAACAGAAGATATTGAATGTGAGGCATGTATGGCAACAGAAGAAGTCCCACATTGTTACTATAAAATTAAAAAGCCAGCTGAAGATTAG
- a CDS encoding TIGR01457 family HAD-type hydrolase: protein MTKYKGFLIDLDGTVYRGTEKIDEAVRFVNKLNEMQLPYLFVTNNSSKAPADVAEKLVQMGIETTEQHVFTTSQATAKYILDQEGQSRIYVIGEEGVRHALEEKGHVLVEDEADVVVVGIDRSITYEKLAVACLQVRNGATFVSTNGDVAIPTERGLLPGNGSLTSVISVSTGVSPVFIGKPESIIVDQALEVLGISKEDTLLIGDNYDTDILAGINAGIDTLIVHTGVTTREHIEKVTSKPTYSVDCLSEWVFEER from the coding sequence GTGACGAAGTATAAAGGATTTTTAATTGATTTAGATGGGACTGTGTACCGAGGAACTGAGAAGATTGATGAAGCAGTTAGATTTGTTAATAAATTAAATGAGATGCAATTACCGTATTTATTTGTAACGAATAATTCTTCAAAAGCTCCAGCAGATGTCGCTGAAAAGCTTGTTCAGATGGGAATAGAGACGACGGAACAGCATGTCTTTACGACAAGCCAAGCAACAGCAAAATATATTTTGGATCAGGAAGGTCAATCGCGAATTTACGTCATTGGTGAAGAAGGAGTTCGTCATGCTCTAGAAGAGAAAGGACATGTTTTAGTAGAAGATGAAGCGGATGTTGTCGTAGTCGGAATTGACCGTTCGATAACATATGAAAAGCTTGCCGTTGCCTGCTTACAAGTTCGTAACGGAGCAACTTTTGTTTCTACTAATGGTGATGTAGCGATTCCAACAGAGCGTGGCTTGTTGCCAGGGAATGGTTCATTAACATCGGTAATCTCTGTTTCAACAGGTGTGTCTCCTGTCTTTATCGGGAAGCCAGAATCAATTATTGTGGACCAAGCATTAGAGGTTCTTGGAATTTCTAAAGAGGATACATTATTAATTGGGGATAACTATGATACAGATATTTTGGCTGGAATTAATGCAGGGATTGATACCTTGATCGTACATACAGGGGTTACAACAAGAGAACATATTGAAAAAGTTACGAGTAAACCGACTTATTCTGTAGATTGCTTAAGTGAATGGGTATTTGAGGAAAGGTAA
- a CDS encoding phosphatidylglycerophosphatase A family protein, whose product MEIERAQSELEKVARTWLGERGVTIEQIADLVYFLQVKYYPNLTIEKCRENVNRVLTKREVQNAILTGIQLDILAEKGLLEEPLQGIIERDEGLYGVDEIIALSIVNVYGSIGFTNYGYIDKQKPGILEKLNDKNSKDCHTFLDDIVGAIAAAASSRLAHSAEHTE is encoded by the coding sequence TTGGAAATTGAAAGAGCACAAAGTGAATTAGAAAAAGTAGCACGAACATGGTTAGGGGAAAGAGGGGTCACAATTGAGCAAATCGCCGACCTCGTTTACTTTTTACAAGTAAAATACTATCCAAATCTGACGATCGAAAAGTGCAGAGAAAATGTCAATCGAGTTCTAACGAAAAGAGAAGTACAAAATGCCATTTTGACTGGTATTCAATTAGATATCCTTGCTGAAAAAGGGCTTCTAGAAGAGCCACTTCAAGGAATTATTGAACGAGATGAAGGGTTATACGGAGTAGATGAGATAATCGCTCTATCGATTGTCAACGTGTATGGCTCGATAGGTTTCACGAATTATGGCTATATCGATAAACAAAAGCCAGGGATTTTGGAAAAGTTAAATGATAAAAACTCAAAAGATTGCCATACGTTTTTAGATGATATTGTCGGTGCGATTGCAGCTGCTGCTTCTAGTAGGTTAGCTCATAGTGCCGAACATACTGAATAA